A window of Nicotiana sylvestris chromosome 8, ASM39365v2, whole genome shotgun sequence genomic DNA:
TGGTGATCTGATTCTTTGCTTCCAGGTGCATTTTATTATGGGTCAAATGCTAAAGCTAAACTTACCAAACTGTCATCATTTAGCTAATGCTCTTATAATTTTCAGGAAGGCAAAGAGCAGGCTCTGTACTTTGATGCGCATGTCCTTGATGCTCAAAGACGCAGACATGATGTGAGAGGTTGCCGTTGTCGGTTTCTGGTTCGTTATGATCATGATCAGTCTGAGGTATTCAATTAATCCTTTTTTCTGTAATTTTCTGCTTTTATCTCTATACTAGTATACATACCCGCGCAATGCGCGGATAATTGACAAATATAATCATGAATATACAggtttattaaataattttaagaTTTAGCATATTCTAAAATAATATTGTAAGCTTACATGAGAGAATGCTAACATATTTAGCACCTCGAATGGTTATATTAGTTAAtactaataaaaaaaatcaatataTAAGCTTTGTTCATTGTCTAAATTTGTTAACCATAACTTTAACATTATataattatttactttatttGTTTTACACATTATTCGAAATCATAAATTCCTCACATAATCCCTGTCATCCTCTTATATGCATTTTTTTACTATAATACTTTtcgttaatttttttatttagtattttactTATAATAAATAATGATTTGGAACTACTTATATTTTGTTTCCAATATGATatatttaattttagttttagttattgatattatgtacacatgaatttaaattatatttgTTATCATTTAACATCTATTAAGATTTCAGTTAGATAACCTTATCCGTAAAGTATGTTTTGTTGAATCATAATTCAAAGATTTTCTCATAgcaaattcaaatatatatatatatatatatatatatatatatatatatatatatatacacacacactatAATTTTTTATTCGTATACTTTTTTTTCTTGTTGCATATATTTTGTGTTTGCAGTTTTAAGTACCTTATCATACGATTATTTTTCAGTTGTTCACTTATGTCCTTGCCTATCATTCCTCtattaatataatataaattgaTATTTTATATTGCTTAAACCTAAattatttttatacttttatTTTGTTACTCAAAACTGCTTCATTCtttaaatttataaaataaacatTATATCAACCGATATAAATAATGAAAATCAATCCAAACTTGAGATAGACCTAAGAATATTGATGGCATCTAAAGGTAATAATTTAATAATCTTTTAGCAGGATTTTACTTAATTGCTTGAGCTTTTTATAACTAATAAGCAAAGATTTGATTTactattattttataaattatatcgatattttaaaatattatattaaaatcatATGCAACATGAAAATAAACTTTTGCTTCTAACTTCCCAATAATAAACTTGAGATGGCTCATGATCTTACAAAGTAGTTGATATATTATTTCTCATTTTAGCCTCTAAACACATTTGTATGCTCATACACATCTTCATTGAATGACACGACTAAATTATCTAGAGATTTCTAAAATTAATAAATCAAATggattaataaaaatattaacacagaaaaaaaaaaaaaactaacaggATAACACATAAAAGTAATACCCAGAATATTAAACAATTTAAGAAGCTTAAAGTTAACTAAGTCATACCTTAATTGTTGTGGCTTCATTATTAACCTCATAATCAATACATGATGAGACTCTAAGTTCGTAAAATTGCAACAcagacataaaaataaaaatttttaaTCATAACTTTTTCaatacaaaataataataaaaaatactcaaccaaaaatattttcaacaaaTGTTCATTAAATAATATTTAGTAATAGAAGGAGAATTAAAAGCCCCATTAGCATTAATTGATGCGTCATCTTCctgcaaattaaaaaaaaacttaaaattaaattgttgaaaagtaaaaatataaattacaacatcaaaaaaatatatatgtttatGAAAACACACTTTTGCTACAACAATTTCATCTGCCTCCTTACAATCATTAGCCGTTACGGTTCCACATTTATTAGAAAGTTAAAAAAAAGTATATTATCGTGATCATATAGTTCTTGAATAAATATTATACGATTGCACAATAATGTAAGTTGTAGAAGAACATCACTTGATAATGATTCACTGTGATCCACTAAACTTTTCGCAATCGAATAAACTTTTAGCTtcttcataaataaataaaaaatggtaTCACCAATATTATCTTTCACCTTCACATGTATCTTGAATCTTATCAAGTCATTTCCTCGAGGCTGCGACCATTACTGAGATTCTGAGAAtaagaaagcaaaagagaaggagaaaaaaacCATAAGGTTActgggaaaaaaaagaaaatagattgaaaagaagagagaaaaattgtaAGGGATGGGGTTTAGGATAAATCTGAGAAATTGTAACCGCTTTAAATTCAAAGGTATAATTAAAAGTTGTTTTTAAGTTTACAAAATTAATGTAAACAATCTGCATTTTTTTCTCTATAAAGAAGTAGTTCAACTACGTTTGTTTATTAAGAAAATTAGTTTAAAAGTTAATATAAAAAATTGATAATTTCTCAAAAAAAGAGTCCTAAATGTGCCTTAGATTACGGCTGCACGGTTAAAGTTAAGTTCAGATTTTGcatatttcaaaacaaatttagaACTTTTTTATTAGGACACTTGATAAGCTTGAATTAATATTATTCTATAAAGAATCTTTATATAATTTAGCCAAAAAACGGCaagaatttattttaaataattttataaaaagaatagggtgtaattattattattattattattattattattattattattattattaattaagaaAACATGTATGGGGGAGGCATGACttttcaatttcttttaaaaacagtTAAGGAAGTATAATGTGCAACTAATGTAGCCTGCTTTTTTCCTGAAAATAAGGAGGTAAAAACGTATGTTATTGAATTTTAAACATTTCAAAAGTTGGGATAACTATAACCTTAACTGGAGAGAAAATGGTGCAAATTAACATTTCGGAGCACTCATAACCAAACAACTGATTTTGAATTTgagtttaaaaataattaaataactaattattaatttaCCTAACTGATTTTGCCCTAAAACTACTACATGTCTTTTgtttccttttaataatatataaaatatataactATAGATATAGAGACTATGCATTGAACCCCTTAACTTCTTTCtgtattaattttttaaaattttgacctTTCATAAAAATTCTGGCTCCGCTAGTATTTTATGATTGCTTCCCATGTTCCAAATTAGACACAGGTAAAACGTAGCATATACACACTGTCTAATTTGAAcgtgaaaaataaaaagaatttaacAAAAATATTGAAGACCATTACTTGgttaaatttttaaaagattaGAGGAGAAGAGTCCttggaaaaaaggggaaaaaaaaaaaagaaaaagaaatcggAGAAGTTCTTCATGATACTTTCTTACCAaaataaatctttttttttttcggtTTGCAATGAAGTCacaaattttcaaaaataaaaaacaacGAAATATCCTAATACGTACGTAAAAGTTGGAATAACTATATTCAGATGCATATCTTCCATGTTTTAAGGAAAATATTCATCTTTCTAGATCATTATAAAAAACATAGATTCAAAATTAACAAATTCTATCCAGAAAATGAATATTAACTAACTCTATTAATTGTGAAGCAGttatttttcaaataattttatAGCTCCTATTTTTTTGGAGGCTTGTCCTAAAGTACCATGTGGCATATTCTGATGATGACACTTGGCTTAAGGAGAGGgttttttcctctccttttaataatatatagattctGGCATAAGCTTTCCTGATTTTATTTCAGATTTCTGACTACTTTGTGCTTCTTTACTGGTAAAATTGTTTGTTGCTTGTTACTAACAAAAAAACAATTGTTCATAAGGAAGAAACAGCTTAGCAGCAAATACGCACAAATAGTCAGATCGCTCGTTAAAAACTGCATCTTCCTTTTAAATTTGACAACTGCTGTTTACAGATTGGTTATTATTCCTATCTTTTTATCATGCCTCCTGTTTtagcctttttttttttgataaggtgaAGATTTTATTAAAAACAGTATCAAGCTGATACTGTAAAAATACAGAGATACTGCTGGCTTAAAAACATTAAAGTCCTAAGCGGTCTAGCATGTCCAGCATTTCATGAAAATTCATAACAACATTTCCATCTTTCCAATAGTACAAATAATGTAAACAATTGTATTTCACATATTGCAGCTGCTCCTTCTTGCCTTCAAAACAcctattatttctttctttccaTATCGTCCAAGCTATGCTAAGAGGAATATCTTTCCAAATCTTCTTTAAGGATGCTTCTGGACATGCAGGTTCCCAGCACTCTAATATATTCCTGAATTTCTTAGGGCTTGCCCAACGGATGCCAAGCCTCCTGTTTTTAGCCTTGTATTGATCTGTTATGATATGTTAGTTTCTACAGTTGTCCTTTGGCTGAAATCAGCAACTGAAGAGAGATCACCTCTTGTTTCTTTGCATGGTTAGTAACACTTGCCTCTGAGAGACGTCAGCTGGAATATCGGTTCAGTGTCAGACAGACGGAACGAAATTGATCAAATAAAATATTGAGGAAATAAAATACCAGGAACGGATTAAGGAAAAGACCAGTGATTATGATGGATCAGATATTATGTGGTGCTACAAGTAGACTGAACATAAGTGTTGTACGGGACGTTCTAATAGTTTTTATCCTACGCTAAGCCTAGTTTATGAGGGAGAACAAAGATAAACTTGGAACTAGGCAAAGGGAGGGAGGGGGAGAGGACTGGGGTGTGGCTGTATAGCCCATCCATTAGAAGAAATAGAATAATGACTTTTAGGCCAACTATATTCTAATGCAGCAAAGTGGTTTTTGAATAGTCAGGGAGCCATTTTCAGACATGGTGGTATCAACTATCGACAGTTGCTGCAGCTGAAAGTTTTTGCATTGTTATCTATTCCTGGTTATTTTGGAATATATCTGATCCTTCTACTTAGAGGACCATGTTAAATTTGAAGTTAAAAAGAGACTTCACAATGTTTAGGTGTAATATCTGATGCTTGTCGCATGTAAGTCGGTTTTTTATAGACCTTGTGCTGCGCAGTGGGGCACACTATGTACCTTTAATGTTGGTCATTTATATTTGAGACATCTAGTTTTCATCCATGGGTGTTAGTAGTTTTATAGAATTTGAGACATCTAATTGACTTAGTCTTTTcctatccaggagattgttcctCTGAGAAAGGTTTGTCGTCGGCCTGAAACTGACTATAGGTTGCAGCAACTTAATGCTGAATCTCTGAAGCAGCAGAAAATAGGTAACGACATCACAAGGGGCAACACTACAAAGGTCTACCCTCCATCTGAAACAACACAGAAAGCACAAACTGAATCAAGGATAAAGCCAGCAGAACCAACACAAAAGCAGCCTGCACCGGAGGACACCACCAATGCAGTACCCAATGTTGCTCCTATGCAGCTGCAGAAATCCAGTACTGATTCTCTAATAGGAAATACTTTGGCAGAAACAACACCCCAGCGTATGGAAGAAATGAAAGAGAAGCCTGTAGCAGGAACAACTGAGGTGCCTcgggaagaaaaaagagagatgcCGCTGGCAGAAAGAATGAACGAAGCACCAGCTGAAACAGCAGAAAAGTCTCCTGCTGAAACAACTCTTAAGCCTCCGGCTGCTTCAACATCGAAGTCAGATGAAGCACCAGAGGAGCCTCCTACTGAAACAACTCTTAAGCCTGCGGCTGCTTCAACAACGAAGCCAGATGAAGCACCAGAGCAGCCTCCTGCAGAAACTACTCTTAAGCCTCTGGCTCCTTCAACGTCGAAGCCAGATGAAGCACCAGAGAAGTCTCCTGTTGAAACACCTCTTAAGCCTCCGGCTGCTTCAACGTCGAAGCCAGATGAAGAACCAGAGAAGTCTCCTGCTGAAACACCTCTTAAGCCTCCAGCTGCTTCAACGTCGAAGCCAGATGAAGAACCAGAGCAGCCTCCTGCTGAAACAACTCTTAAGCCTCCGGCTGCTTCAATGTCGAAGCCAGATGAAGAACCAGAGCAGCCTCCTGCTGAAACAACTCTTAAGCCTCAAGCTGATTCAACATCAAAGCTAGCCGAAGCACCAGAGGAGCAACCCAAGGAAGAGGAGCATGTTGATGCTGGAGCCACCACCACTTCCATGGATCATGACGATGCATCTGTATAAGCAAATCATTGTCGCCAAAAGTTATAAACATTGTCAGTGTAGGCATATTACTAAGTTAGGATGCCTAGGCAAAAAGAAGCCCTAGAGAGGCTGGATAGAAACTTATTCTTGTGGATTCCTCCTTCCCTTATGTTGTTGAAAGCACGAATAGCACAAGGGACTTTTACTAGTAGCTCCAGTCAGTAATTAGACTTGTAAAAAATATAGATCTGCCTTGTAACCTGAACTCTGATTCTTATCTTTTGTATCATCATCAGCCGATACTACTGTATTCTTCTTGCTACATGAGTTTTAATATGCCTTTGTTCCTTTACTGCCATTATTCTTAATTGTAAATTTCTTGACTTAAAAAGTTATTCGATAGACTCTTTACCGGAACATGTTTTTGGTAATCAAAATGTAATGTAGAATACCAACGTCTTACTGAAAAATCTGCAGGTTGAAGCCAAGGACCGAGGAGTTTTGTCAGTGATCAACAACAATAAGGTAGTGAGAGGAGGCTATACTTTGCTGCTATGGATCTTTGGTCCAAATAGTAATTTTTTCTACTTCATTGATTATGGTTGTAGTTAGGGGTGTTCGTCAGTTGGTACAGAACACTACTTAGTCATTTTGGTTCGGTATTCGGTTTCTTAAAATACTATACCAATACCATACCTAATTAAATTCGTTATGGTTCAGCTTTTCTCCGTTCGTTTTTGGTTTATTCGGTCTGACATCTTCGGTAGGCTCAAATATTAAATTGCATAAAGCCATAGAATATAATATTCTTAAGTAAGGTACTCACAAATATGCAAACAAAAATATTATAATATAATGAGAAAAAGATGGAAACCCAAATGCTAAACCTAGACGGGAGAAAGGCTAGTAGGAACCCGAAAAAAGGGGGAAAGACAAGTATAGTGGTAAAAAAAGGTGGTAAAGGTTAAAGAAAACTACAAAAataacgggaagtaaaattaagaACTTTAATATTTATGCTAGAATCAATAATATATGTATTGTGTAATttaatatatatttcggtacaATGTCGATATTTcggtattttatttttaaataccgaataccatacctaatatcccaatttttttaaaaacttaaaccaaataccatactaaatagcaaaattttcgatttCGATACGATAATtcggtatttaccaaattatgctTAACCCTAGTTGCAGTACTACATTCCTTGGACACAAAATCAAATGCCTTGGCTTTCACATAACTCCAACACTAGTTGAAGGAAATTATTCAAGAGGTGATAACTTTTATTCAAGCTGCAGACTACATTCAGAGACAAGGGAACCAAATCAGAACAGTCCAATGGTAACCACTGCCCTAGACTATGGTAAAGCAACAAGAGAATTTCAGTATCACAACTAGAAGAATATACAAAGTGTACAACATACAAGATCATCACCAACTTCACTATCTGCTGTTTAATGATCCTATTTCTTGGAAACAAATATTTTCAAGTGGCTCCTACAACTTCTGTTTGGCATTTACATATCGCACTATACTTCATGAACTGGTTGAGGACGGATGTAGTCGTTAAATCATttgacttcgccaaaaagaagacagATGAACGAACATATATGGTCTTCTGGCCTTAACCAATCCAACACCTCCGGATTTGCACTGCTGGCCTTTATATAGCCTGATCCGAACTGCCTTGTGCAACTACAGGAATCTTGCACATAAACTGGCTAGTATCTGCTTCTGTTCTGTCTGGCTGCAAGAAGGAATTTTTGTCCATCAGAATGACATTTCTGCCTTATATATGTGCTCTGGATAGGAGATCAGAAACTTTTGACACTACAATTGCATATAATCCAATTTATTTACGTCGTACTTCAAGAAAAAGGCCGCCTATATTTTGAACAGATTTGCCGCCCCTGCACGCACAGGAGCATGTATTCCACTGCAAGTAGGAATATCTTGGCAATGGCTATTGTTTCTGTGGTGGCAGCATGTTTAAACCTTAGGGGCCCATAGTATCATTTAGTGTTACAGAAGGAAAGCATATAAATTGAACAAGAAATCCCTCAACAAGGCCAGTAATTTTACGTTTCAGCCTCAAATCACGTGCCTGTTTGCCTTAACTTCAAAACATCAGGTCAATTTTCTTACTCCATCAAGCAACCCTACTGTAACCCAGAGCTCACAACTCCCACAAAATGGTTGGTCCCCGTTGGAGGTATATATACGAAAGCGATTAGTTCTGATGATAAAAGAAAAGAATGTTGTTTTCCTATTTTCTCCTGCCATGCAGCAAGAAAAAGCATCAAGTAATTCTACTTTTGTAATATGTCCACAAACTAATAGTCAAATCTACTCACAGAAATTTGTCTCATCCTATTATTATGTTTTTTTCTAACTGGAAATTGCAAAAATTAATGGAATCGTAATGTACAAATTGCAAAATAATGGAAAAGTGGTGTACTAAACCTGGTCTTCATTTCTAAATCATATTCTTGCACTATTTTGTATCCTCAGATGTTTTATTGCCGTCGTCTCTGTTCGCTTCAGTGCTATCTACAGGACGTGCTGATGTTGGATCCTTCGAACTCAATTGTGCTTCACCTTTATTATTAGTTTCTTCACTAGCAGAATCTCCCATGATAGAGTTCAAGGCAAGTTGACCCGAATAAAGGAACAAACCGACAGAGTTGATGGCAAAGACAAATGTTGCGAGGTAGCATATTCCATTAATAATAGTTCTGCAAACAGTTGCAAATAAGAAGGTTTTATAATCTTTCACCagtaatgcatgcattagtataAAGGAAAGATATTAGAAACTACCTAATCGTTATTGTAATCTGGCGAACCTGTTGCAAACACAACAAAAGAATGAGTATCAAACGGTAACCAATAGAAATACGGTATAGATTTTCTGCCGCTCCCCTTTTTTCCTATTCTGAATGAGTTGTCTGAATCTTTACTCAACTTACTATGCATAGTGGGGGTAACAATGGTAAAATGGGAGCAAAGAAACAGCAAACTCAAAAGGCAAATGAGAGGCAAACCGAGAAACTATCTGAAAGCGCCTGCCGATTGAGAGAAGCTTCAATGGTGGTAGTGAACTTGTAAAGGAGAAGTGCAATAACACCCGCTGTTAAACCTCCCAACAGTGCTTGAACAGGTGAAGGTGGAGCTTTGGCGTCAACTGGTGTTGGCGTCATAGCTTTCAAACTCTCCATTGCCTCCTCCTTCAATGTTTTCTTTGCCCCTGTTGACCTAAGTTTCTAATATCACCAAAAAGAAAGCCCCATATTACTACATTAAAGCTTCACAAAACAAACATATATTCTCACCTAATACCTTAAGTCATAACTGGGATTAAAGTCCTACAAGTAGATTATGCATCCTTCTCATATTACATGTTATCATGTCAAATACTTAAGCATATCCAATCAACTGAACAAGAACTGAAGCTAAGGAGTGACATAATTACTCATACTTCCACAATCATATCAATGAAATTAAAAATAAACAGAGGAAAAACATGAAGATGAAAGCATGTACAGTGGCGTAGCTGCACTATGGCAAGGGTGGTCACGCGAACACCCTTCGCCGAAAGATCACATATTACTTCAAATAGTTAAAATATTACTTTTTGAACACCCTTAATATAGTTGAGTGAGGCACTCGAGTAGTCTAGGGTATTCACGAGTTCAAATCtctatctaaatatatatatatattttcccaTTTTGTTTGCCAAACTAAATGGATACCACCGTATGTGGTCTATCTCACCCCTttttaaactgaatttttttctaaTAAACAACtcttaaaatttaaattttgtgTAAAACAAAAGACTAATCTTAAAAGTAGTTTTAAAATTAAACGTTGTTTcttaaataaattttataatttaaaagtcAAGCTTTGCAAAAATTTCTTCAACAAAAGCTCTCTACATACTACAAATCATCTCGACTCACTCTTTCCTTTGGTTTTATGCTTGCTTTTATCAGTAAATTTCTGTTCTTATCTTTTTTATGTTAGTTTTGATTACAAGTGTTTTTATTGTTAAGCTAAATGTAGCTTagtttgatttaaaaaaaaattgtgcaCCCATTCATCGAAAAAAAAAGTATTGGCTTCTTTAAAGTTTGAACACTCTTGGCGAGATTTCTGGCTACGCCACTACATGTACAATCAATTCATTGACTAATAACCTTGTGCTGCTCCATTTTATATGATACTATTACTTCTTGAGAATTCAATAAGTTTTGTTAATTTGTAAAACATTTTGAATATTTTTAacaataaaatatgggacttgtaATATCTTTATCCAGCACCAAACACATAAATATTACTCTTTCTTCCCATTTCATGTGACAGTTTAGTTTTTAGTCCATCTCAAAAAGAATATACTTTTTTATATTTAGTACTCTGACAAATTTAACtataaactttttattttacctTTTAGCAACATGACTATAgaacaacaacaacgacgacgacccagtaaaatcccataaAGTAggttctggggagggtagtgtgtatgcagaccttacccctaccccgataggacagagagaggctgtttccgatagaccctcggctcaggaagatggaaataaaacaagaaaagacaatTCATAAGTATCGTCAACATAACCATAGAAATAATGACAACATACTAAAAACCATAAAATAGATGACATGCAATAACAATAACCAACAAATAAGGTCCGGAGCTATGGAAAATAATTAGGTAGTGTGGACTCTACATTAACCAAACAACATGACTATAGACCCATACAAATATCTACAGCATGTTCTAAACTAcaagtttcaattttttttatttctttcaactcCGTGTCTAGTCAAATACGGTCAcacaaatatatttttttagttaGTGAAAATATGCAAAATTCACGCAATGGCGAGGGTAAAGACGTGAGCTTTACCAGTTCTTTAGCACGTTTAGCGCGGCGGCGGAGGGAGCGAAAGAGGAAAACGGAAATAGCACCGGTGAGGAGAAGACTGGTGGCAGTTTGAAGAGGAGAAGGGTCATCAGAAGTAGCAAATATATCCGTTATTGAAGATGGAAGCTCAATGGGTCCCTCCTCCGGTGGCGCGTCAGTTGTAACGGTAACGGTTTCATCAGGGGCCTCAGCAAGCCATGACTGTGACGGCGGCGCGTGGGATTTAGTGGCTGAGACTGAACGGCGCGTGGCATTGGGTTTGTGGGGAAAATTGTGAATTGAAGTGATGGGGTTAGGAGGGAAAGAGAGAGGGAAGAAGTAGTTGGATGAGATGAAGGATTGTGTCTGCAACATTTCAAGAATTTTAGAGCTGTGTTAATGGTGAAGAGGATAAGAGTTATGGTTttgaacacacacacacacaaaaaaaaaaaaaaaaaaaaaaaaaatatatatatatatatatatatatatatatatatatatatatattcaagaaTCTTGGATTGAATAATAATATCAGGATTTCTGGTAAGGAAATATCTTTCATGGTTGAATTTAGAATTTTGTTTTATGTAATATTATTTGATTTTCAGCCTGTCCGAAAAAGtacaaaatatttttatatttaaaaaataattt
This region includes:
- the LOC104211114 gene encoding uncharacterized protein isoform X2, with the protein product MGRPPSNGGPTFRFNATEVAEMEAILQAHNATMPAREVLVALAEKFSSSAERSGKIMVQMKQVWNWFQNRRYAIRAKTAKVPGKFSTPSVPQSDSAMVRTPAKLSASPVPQSDPAAVRIMPQASQPISSPQVKSMPQAPQPLPAPSVAAQNVGRSASDNIQMEFEAKSARDGAWYDVASFLSHRSVETADPEVLVRFAGFGAEEDEWVNVCKHVRQRSLPCESSECVAVLPGDLILCFQEGKEQALYFDAHVLDAQRRRHDVRGCRCRFLVRYDHDQSEIVPLRKVCRRPETDYRLQQLNAESLKQQKIGNDITRGNTTKVYPPSETTQKAQTESRIKPAEPTQKQPAPEDTTNAVPNVAPMQLQKSSTDSLIGNTLAETTPQRMEEMKEKPVAGTTEVPREEKREMPLAERMNEAPAETAEKSPAETTLKPPAASTSKSDEAPEEPPTETTLKPAAASTTKPDEAPEQPPAETTLKPLAPSTSKPDEAPEKSPVETPLKPPAASTSKPDEEPEKSPAETPLKPPAASTSKPDEEPEQPPAETTLKPPAASMSKPDEEPEQPPAETTLKPQADSTSKLAEAPEEQPKEEEHVDAGATTTSMDHDDASV
- the LOC104211114 gene encoding uncharacterized protein isoform X1, translating into MGRPPSNGGPTFRFNATEVAEMEAILQAHNATMPAREVLVALAEKFSSSAERSGKIMVQMKQVWNWFQNRRYAIRAKTAKVPGKFSTPSVPQSDSAMVRTPAKLSASPVPQSDPAAVRIMPQASQPISSPQVKSMPQAPQPLPAPSVAAQNVGRSASDNIQMEFEAKSARDGAWYDVASFLSHRSVETADPEVLVRFAGFGAEEDEWVNVCKHVRQRSLPCESSECVAVLPGDLILCFQEGKEQALYFDAHVLDAQRRRHDVRGCRCRFLVRYDHDQSEEIVPLRKVCRRPETDYRLQQLNAESLKQQKIGNDITRGNTTKVYPPSETTQKAQTESRIKPAEPTQKQPAPEDTTNAVPNVAPMQLQKSSTDSLIGNTLAETTPQRMEEMKEKPVAGTTEVPREEKREMPLAERMNEAPAETAEKSPAETTLKPPAASTSKSDEAPEEPPTETTLKPAAASTTKPDEAPEQPPAETTLKPLAPSTSKPDEAPEKSPVETPLKPPAASTSKPDEEPEKSPAETPLKPPAASTSKPDEEPEQPPAETTLKPPAASMSKPDEEPEQPPAETTLKPQADSTSKLAEAPEEQPKEEEHVDAGATTTSMDHDDASV
- the LOC104211111 gene encoding uncharacterized protein, with translation MLQTQSFISSNYFFPLSFPPNPITSIHNFPHKPNATRRSVSATKSHAPPSQSWLAEAPDETVTVTTDAPPEEGPIELPSSITDIFATSDDPSPLQTATSLLLTGAISVFLFRSLRRRAKRAKELKLRSTGAKKTLKEEAMESLKAMTPTPVDAKAPPSPVQALLGGLTAGVIALLLYKFTTTIEASLNRQALSDSFSVRQITITIRTIINGICYLATFVFAINSVGLFLYSGQLALNSIMGDSASEETNNKGEAQLSSKDPTSARPVDSTEANRDDGNKTSEDTK